The segment CACATTGATGTGTTCAAACAGCAGCGGCGACAGGCGCGCCACGTCCTCTGGCCACACCGTCACCCTTAACGCCCGCAGGTGGTTCAGGATCGCGTCGAGATACCGGGTGTTCCACAACACGATGGCGTTCACCACCAGGCCCAGCGCCCCGAGCTGATCCTCCTGGCCCTCCCGATACTTCTGCCTGACTTCCCCCCGCTGCCCGTGGAAGACCCAGCGCGCCACGTTGTGCCGCCCCTCGCCCCGGTTGAGCTGCACCAGAATCCGCCGCCGGTACGCCTCATCATCTACGTAGTGCAACAGGTAGAGCGTCTTCTCGATCCGGCCGAGTTCCGCCAGCGCCCGCCCCAGCGAGGCACTGCGCCCCAGGATCCGCATCACCTCCAGCGCCCTGACCTTGCCCAGCTTCAACGACCCCGCCAACCGGAGCAAATTGGGCCTGCCCCGATATTGCGTAGTTGAAGTTAAGCGGCTGTAGCTTGGCGTTCGAACTCCAGGGGCGTCAAGTACCCCAGGGTGGAATGGCGGCGCTGGCGGTTGTAGAAGACCTCGAT is part of the Deinococcus aestuarii genome and harbors:
- a CDS encoding IS3 family transposase, with product IEVFYNRQRRHSTLGYLTPLEFERQATAA